Within the Sulfitobacter sp. JL08 genome, the region AACAGTTCGCGCGTGTCGCCCGACAGGAACGGCCCGTAGACCAGCACCGCCATCGGCGACAGGTCTGGATCCTGTTCATAGGCAGAGAGCACCAGATTGACCATCGCCTGCCCGTCACCACCACCACCCGGTGTCACCAGAATATAGGCCGCGTCCAGCGCAGGCGCGTCGACATGAACCTCGCGGCGCAGATATCCGGTATAGGTCATGCGCGCGCGGGTTTCTTCGTTCAGATCAAGGCCGCTGGTCGGATCATAGAACGACCGCAGGCCATAAACCCAGATTTCATCGTAAAAACGCTCTGTCGCGTCGATGCCGCCTTTGCGGTCCCATTCGGTTCCCATGATCTCGGGGCTGTCCAGAACATCGCGCAGGCCCAGCACCAGCTTGGTTGTGCCGCGGTCTTTCAGCATTTGCAGAGTTGGCAAAACCTCGCCCCGAAAGCCGGTGGGTTCCTTGTCAACGATCAGCAGATCGGGCTGATACTGTTCGGCGGCCGATTTGATCAGGCCGGCACGCATGGCCGTAGTCTGATCAATGCCCATATCCAGCGATTGCGATACATAGGATCCGTCGGCCTGTTTGGTCACACCCGGCAGGCGCACATGATCCACCCGTTCGGGAAATGCGAATCGCCCCGCCACCGGTGATCCGGTCAGGATGATGGCGGTTGCGTGCGGATCGGCAGAGGTGATGGCTGTGGCCAGGGCCCGTGACCGGCGCAGATGGCCCAGACCGAACGTATCATGGCTATATAGCAGAACCCGCCGCGATTTCTGCGGTTGTGTGCTTAGGCAGGTCGGCGACAGGGCGGCAATATCCATAGCTATTCTTCTGCTTTAAAGTCTCAGGTCGGAACCGGCTTTACCAAGAACACCCTTGATATCATAGACAATTGCGTTGGGTTTGCCCAATGCCCGAATGGCATCTGCACCCATTTCGACAAATTCGCGATGGGCCACGGCCAGAACGATCGCATCATAGTGGCCGTTTTCGGGTGCGGGAATGGTGCTGATCGCGTGTTCGGCGCGCATGGTTTCCGGTGTGACCCACGGTTCGTAAACATCGGTGGAAACAGAAAAGGAATGCAGTTCGGATACGATATCGGCCACCTTGCTGTTGCGCGTGTCGGCGCAGTTTTCCTTGAACGTGAACCCCATGATCAGAACCCGCGCCCGTGTCAGATCAACCTGCCGCGCCAGCATGGCCTTGATCAGGTCTGATGCCACATGGCGCCCCATATGATCGTTGATCCGGCGGCCCGCCAGAATAACCTCGGGGTGATAGCCCAGTTGTTCGGCCTTGTGAGTCAGGTAATAGGGATCAACCCCGATGCAGTGCCCGCCGACCAGACCGGGGCGAAACGGCAGAAAGTTCCACTTGGTTCCCGCGGCTTCCAGCACTTCCAGCGTATCAAGCTGCATCCGTGAAAAAATCAGCGAAAATTCGTTGACCAGCGCGATGTTTAGATCGCGTTGCGTGTTTTCGATAACCTTGGCCGCTTCTGCCGTCTTGATCGAACTTGCACGGTGCAGCCCTGCCTTGACCACCGGGGCATAGATCGCTTCCACACGGTCCAGCGTGTCGGCATCCTGCGCCGAGATGATTTTGACAACGCTTTCAAGGGAATGTTCCGCATCCCCGGGGTTGACCCGTTCGGGCGAATACCCAAGCTTGATCTGCGTTGTGGGGGTAAGGCCACTTACGCGCGCCAGAACCGGGCCGCAGATGTCTTCGGTGACACCCGGATAAACCGTGCTTTCGACCACCACCAACGCGCCGTCGGTCAGATGGGGCGCAACGGTTTCACACGCGCCGACCAGCGGCCCGAGATCGGGTTTCTTTGCACCGGTGATTGGTGTGGGTACGGCGATGATGAAAACGGTGCATCCCGTCAGGCTGGATGGATCATGCGAAAACCGGCACTGCGTCGCTGCAAGAGAGGCCGCGTTCACTTCGCCATTGGGGTCGGTGCCCATATGCAAAGCATCTATCAGACCCGTGTTTGTATCAAACCCGACCGTTTCAAACCCCGCACGCGACAACGCCAGCGCAAGGGGCAGACCGACATAGCCCAGCCCCAAGACGGCAATACGTTCCGGTAAGGTCGTGGCAGTCATCCGGCGTTCCTGTTCCTTCGTCGCAAGGCCGTTTTAACGCGGCGCTGCCGATATTGCCGCTTTCCTAGTGAAACATGTGCCAAATGCAAAGGGTACATCATCAAATCCGTTTCCGGGCGCTGGTGCGCAGTTCAATTCAGCGTAGCCGCCATTGCGCGCTGCAATGGCTTGGCCTAGCGTGGCCGGATCAAACCGGAAAGCCCCTTTCATGCCTGTGTTCGTCGTTCGATTTCTAAGCATCCTTGTTCTTGCGATCACGCTGGGAACGGCCAGTCTTGCCCAGAGCGTGACATCAATGGCGACCGCGGAAAGCCCTGAAACGGCGACGGATTTGCAACCGTCAGAGCAATTCAGCGAAACTTTGCGTCTGGCCGCAGAAAACGGCGTTAACGTCATCGTAGTTGATTCGACAGGCAAGGTTCTTGCGGAATCTCAAGCAGACAGTCCGGCACCGCCCCCCGAAAAGGCCGAGGCAGGCGGGTCAAGCCTGATGAAGCTTCAATCGCAAGGCGACCGGTTCCGCACCATTCTGAAGACCAAGCTGAATGCACTGCCCGTTGCCTTTAACGAGGTGATGTTCATCCTGCGCGCCAGCAGCCCCGACGGGCGCATCATGACCTTTGTCGAAGCTTTGTTGTTCAGCCTGGCACTTTTCGGACTGGGCTATCTGGTCGAGCGTGAAATCTACGGCAAGCGTTTGGTCAAAAACTTTGTTGTTGGACGCATCAAGGTGGATCCCGAAGGCTATTCCGAAAAACTGCCGTTTCTGGTGTTCCGTTTCTTCATGGGGGTGATCGGCGCGCTGGTCTCGATGGCCGTCGCTTATATTGTCGGATCGCTGATTTTCGGTCCGTTGCAAGATACGGCAATGCAATTCACCGTGACGGTCATATACACCGCCTATTTCGCGTCGCGCGTTGTGGCCGGCATCTGGCGTATGGTGTTGTCACCGTTTTTAAGCCAGTATCGCATCCCGCGGTTTTCGGATCATGACGCGAAAAGGCTGCACAGGTGGCTGTGGATTCTGGCGGTTCTTGAAATCTGGTCACTGAATTTCACCATCTGGATTCGCGAACTTGGCCTGAATTACGATGTCTATGCCGTGATGGCATCGCTTTTGTCTTTGGGTCTGGTGATGTTGAACATCACAATGGTTCTGACCAACCGGCGGGCGATCACCAATGCGATACTGAACGGCCGCGACCCGGGCGAGGTGCCCACTGCGACGCGCATCGTTGCCAGGGCCTGGGCACCGCTTTCGATCCTGTACTTTGTCTTCGCGTGGTTTGAACTGACCTATGAACTGGTGATGGAACTGTCGCAGTCCATACCACTGATTGCGGGGGCTTACGGCATCCTGATGTCGATCATCGTGGTATACGGCGTCATCAATTACCTGATCGAACGGTTTTTCCAGCGCTCGCGCGCCCTGAAAGAACTGAACGAAGAGCTTGAGAATCCGGACGAGACGCTAACCGAGGCAGAGGAAGAGGCGCTGATCGAGGCGGCCCATGCCAGTCAGGCGCGCGAAATGCACAGTTTCGAAGATCTGGCGCGGCGGGTGTCCGGTGTTCTGGCGCTGGTTGCGGGGCTGTGGGCCTTTGTTTCCGTCTGGGGCGTCGACAGCGACATGATCGGAGACTCTCTGCTGGACCGGTTTGCCGATGTGATCGTGATCCTGTTTCTGGGCTATATCGTCTATCACGCCTTTCGCATCTGGATCGACCGCAAGATCGATGAAGAAGTGGGCGATGCGCCGGAAGCCATTTTGGGCGATGAAGGCGCGCATTCCAGCGCAAGCCGTCTGGCCACCTTGCTGCCGCTGTTCCGTAATTTCATCCTGATCGTCATTCTTGTGACCATCACGCTGATCGTGCTGCTGGAACTGGGCGTAAATGTCAGCCCGCTGTTCGCCGGTGCCGGTGTTGTTGGTCTGGCTGTGGGTTTCGGATCACAGGCGCTGGTGCGCGATGTGTTTTCAGGTGCGTTTTTTCTGTTCGATGATGCGTTTCGCAAAGGCGAATACATCGATATTGGCGATGTCAAAGGCACGGTCGAAAAAATCTCGGTCCGGTCGTTCCAGTTGCGCCACCATCGCGGGCCGCTGCATACGATTCCATTCGGCGAAATCCGGTTTCTGACCAACTTTTCCCGCGACTGGGTGATAATGAAACTGCCGTTGCGCGTGACCTATGACACCGATGTGGAAAAAGTACGCAAGCTGATCAAGAAACTGGGGCAGGAATTGCTGGAAGATCCGGTCATCGGCAAGGATTTCCTGCAACCGCTGAAATCGCAGGGCGTAATCGAAATGCAGGACAGCGCGATGATCATTCGCGTCAAGTTCATGACCACGCCGGGCGAACAGTGGATGATCCGCAAGCGCGTGTTCGAGGAAATCCGCGATCTGTTCGAACGCGAGGGCATCAAGTTTGCCCATCGCGAAGTGACCGTGCGTCTTGCCGATGGCAAGGTCGATGATCTGACAGATCAGGAAAAAGAGGCGGTCACGGCAGCAGCGCAATCGGCCATCGAAGATGCCGAGGCCGCAGCCGCCCCAAATGAAGCAAAGAAACCCTAGGCCCGTTTCACCGAAGGGCGCGCCCCTTTAATATCGCATCGCTGCCAAAGCGTTGCCGGATCTGATCGGTTGCCTTTTCGGCCTTGCCGCGCCGCACGGCATCGGGATCAAGCAGATCACCGGACAGATCGGCCGCGGTTTCGGCACACAGATCAGACAACCCGCACCCAAGCAGGCGGTAAGGCCCCTGATCGCCCACCTGCTCAAACAGGCCGCGCGCAGTGCGGTAAACCGTATCGGCAAGCTGGGTTGCATCACGCAGCGCAACGCGGCGGGACAGCAGCGAATGATCGGATCGTTTCAGTTTCAGCGTTACGACACGCCCGGCCAGCGCCTTGGCCTTGGCGCGGTCTGCGACCTTTTCGGCCATGCGCCACAGATGTCCGTCCAGAATATCGGGATCGCTGGTATCATCGTGAAATGTGGTTTCATTGGAAATGGATTTCATCGGTTCGTGCGCGCTGACACGCCGTTTGTCCTGTCCGCGCGCAAGATGCCACAGCCGTTCGCCCATCGCCCCGAACCGTGCCGACAAATCCTTTCGATCCCAGCGCAACAGATCGCTGAAGGTGCGGATGCCGGCGTTTTCCAGTGCGCCCTGCGTTGCCTGCCCGACCCCCCAGATCATGCGCACCGGTTTATCCTTGAGGAAAGCGGCGGTTTCACCCTCGCCGATCACGGAAAATCCGTGTGGTTTGTCCAGATCCGAAGCGACCTTGGCCAGAAATTTGTTGTGGCTTAAGCCGATGGACCCGGTCAGGCCCAGTTCGGTGCGCATCCGGCGCACCAGTCGGGCGAGCATCACGGCCGGCGGTGCCCCATGCAGTTTCTGTGTGCCTGTCAGATCAAGAAACGCCTCGTCTAGCGACAGGGGTTCAATGGCCGGTGTCAAATCCTCCATCATGGCGCGGATCGCTCTGGATGCTTCGACATAGGCGTCCATACGGGGTTTGATCACCACCGCATCGGGGCACAGTTTCAGCGCCTGAAACATCGGCATTGCCGATTTTACACCGCGGATGCGTGCTACATAGCAGGCGGTGGATACAACGCCGCGCCGCCCGCCCCCGATGATCACCGGTTTGTCCGCCAGCGACGGATCATCGCGTTTTTCCACGCTGGCATAGAACGCATCGCAATCCATGTGTGCGATGCTGAGATCGAACAATTCCGGATGCGCAACAACACGCGGGCTGCCGCAGGACGGGCACCGGCGGGTGGCGTCAAATGGGGTCAGGCAATCGCGGCAAAGGGATGGCATATACGGATGGGACCAGACAGCAGATCTAGGGGCAATGGTCACAGTATATGGCGTGCGCAGCGCGAAACAAAACAGGGAAAATCCGGTGCCCCACATAAAGCCCCCCGCGACTTGATGCGGGGGGAGTTAACGAACCGCAGGAAGAACCGGCCCGTTGGGGAGTATCACCTAACGTCAACTGTGCGTCAGAAGCCGGATTTTCCAAAGTAGGGAATACCGTACTTTCGGCTTATCCTGCAGTCTGTGCCCGAATAAGCACACTTATAGCGAGAATCATGCCCGAATAGAGTAGGCGCTGGACTTTTTGGGCGGCAATGTGACCGCGTTCAGGGCAATTCGGTCAAAATGGCCCGTGCGGCCTGCTGCGGGTCTGCCGCTTGCCAGATGGGACGGCCCACAACGATATGATCTGCCCCGTCGGTAATGGCGGCTGCGGGCGTGGCCACCCGTTTCTGATCCCCCAGCGCGGCCCCTGCCGGACGTACCCCCGGTGTCACGATCAGGCGGTCGGTCGCTTCGGGCAGGGCGCGGATCATGGCGGCCTCTTGCGGAGATGCGATAACGCCGTCAGCGCCGGCAAGAAATGCCCGCGCCGCACGTTCTGCAACGATTTCGGGAATGTCGCCGGCGCGGATCAACCCGTCATCCAGATCGGATCTGTCCAGCGATGTAAGAATGGTGACGCCCAGGATTTTCATGGCACTTCCGCTCGCGCCTTCCTTGGCGGCGCGCACCACGTGCGGATCGCCATGCACTGTCAGAAAATCAAGATCGAACTGCGCTAGTCCGCGCACTGCCGCTTCGACAGTTGCACCGATGTCGAACAGTTTCATGTCCAGAAAAATGCGCTTGCCGTGATCCTGCTTTAGCTCGTTCGCCAGCGCCAGCCCGCCACCTGTCAGCATTCCCAGACCGATTTTGTAGAATGAAACGGCGGCCCCCAGCTTTTCAGCCAGATCAAGGCCGTGCACGGCCGAGGGTACATCAAGCGCGACAATCAGGCGGTCATCAGACATTGGCAAACCTTTGGTTGGGATGTTTGCGACTGCCTAATCTGTTCGGTGCGCCCTGTCTATCGGGCGCATGCTCCTTTTATACCCCGGGTGTCAGGCGATGCGACGGCGCAAAAAGCCCGAATGGCTCCACCGGCGCAAGATCCGGACCGGATTGAACTCTGGCTCCGGGCGCGGGGCGGGGTGCAGCGGCGCCATGCGGGCCCGCAACCCGGATGGTGTTTTCTGTTGCCTGCGCGCCTGCGCGATTAACCGGTGCGTCGCGTCCTTGAACGACATGGTAATCGGTGCAGGTACGGTGCAGGCGTGTTTCACGGTTGTGTTGTTTTCATACAAAGTGACCGTCGCTTCGAAACTTTGGTTCGCTGCATTATAAATCACGTCGGAAACGCGCGCTTGGGGAAATGGGAAACGAAAATGTTTCATCTGCTCATCCTATTAAAAGACGTTTGTATGGCCTCAACGCGCTAGATAGGAATCGGGTTCATATGTTTTTATGGGGAACACGCTGATGTGACGCCCCGTAACATATGATCGGCATGGTTTCGCCGATGCTGAAATCAGATCAGTTTGCGTGCCACATCGGGCAGGGCGCCGGGTGCGAATGTCAGGGTCTTTTTGTCGCGCGGGCTTGCGTTCAGGCGGTGTAACTGGCGGATGGCATCACTGATCAGCGCAGAAGCGACCGCATGTTTCGATTGCTCGGGCGCCAGAAAGGCGGCGCAGTCCAGCGTGATGTCCGTGTCGGGACCGACCAGATGGATTTTCGCGATATGGCAGTTGGATGCCGTGTGATAGGCAATGTCAGCCAGATTAATGTGATCAACACGCATGGGTACTCTCTCACTCGTTTACGATGTGAAAGCTATTGCGCGCCAGAATGGCAAAAAAGGGGCATAGGCCAAAGTTTTTCCCCGCACGGGCCTGTTTCGGGTGGCACCCTCTTGAAGCGAAAGGGCTGCTTTCACATATTGAGGTCGAGGCCCGAGCCAAGCGTGCTGCATGTCAGGCGTGAGATAAAACGGGTGCTTTGAAAAGGAGACAGACCATGGACTTGAGCAAGTTCACGGAGCGGTCGCGCGGGTTCGTGCAAGCCGCCCAAACCATCGCAACACGCGAAAACCACCAGCGTTTGACGCCGGAACACATCCTGATAGCTTTGATGGACGACGATCAGGGGCTTGCCAGCAACCTGATCAAACGTGCCGGTGGCGCACCGGAACAGGTCGTTCAGGCACTGGATCTGGCGTTGTCCAAAATCCCGCAAGTGACAGGTGATGCCGGTCAGGTCTATCTGGACGGGCCGACAGCAAAAGTGCTGACCGAAGCAGAAGCGCTGGCCAAAAAGGCAGGCGATAGTTTTGTGCCGGTCGAACGCATTCTGATGGCGCTGTGCATGGTCAAATCCAAAGCCAAGGATGCGCTGGATGCCGGTAACGTGACGGCGCAGGGGCTGAATGCGGCGATCAATGACATTCGCAAGGGGCGCACCGCAGACACGGCCAGCGCCGAAGAAGGGTATGATGCGCTGAAAAAATACGCGCGTGATCTGACCGAAGCGGCAGAGCAGGGCAAGATTGACCCGATCATCGGGCGCGACGAGGAAATTCGCCGTGCGATGCAGGTGCTGTCACGCCGCACCAAGAACAACCCTGTGCTGATCGGGGAACCGGGCGTGGGCAAGACCGCCATCGCCGAAGGAATGGCGCTGCGCATCATCAACGGTGACGTGCCCGAAAGCCTGCGAAACAAGAAATTGCTTGCGCTGGATATGGGCGCGCTGATCGCCGGTGCGAAATATCGCGGTGAATTCGAAGAACGCCTGAAGGCGGTATTGAACGAAGTGACCGCCGCTGCCGGTGAAATCATCCTGTTCATTGATGAGATGCATACCCTGGTCGGGGCTGGCAAGGGCGATGGCGCGATGGACGCTGCCAACCTGATCAAACCGGCGCTGGCGCGGGGTGAATTGCACTGTATCGGTGCGACCACGCTGGACGAATACCGCAAATACGTCGAAAAAGATGCCGCTCTGGCGCGCCGTTTCCAGCCTTTGGTGATCGCGGAACCCACTGTCGAAGACACCGTCAGCATTCTGCGCGGGATCAAGGAAAAATATGAGCTGCACCATGGTGTGCGGATTTCCGACAGCGCGCTGGTCGCGGCGGCAACGCTAAGCCACCGTTACATCACGGACCGGTTCCTGCCCGACAAGGCGATTGATCTGGTCGACGAGGCCGCGAGCCGGCTGCGCATGGAAGTGGACAGCAAACCCGAAGAACTGGATGCGCTGGACCGTGAAATCCTGCAAAAGCAGATCGAAGCGGAAGCCCTGCGGCTGGAAGATGATGCCGCCTCCAAGGATCGGCTGGAAACGCTGACCAAGGATCTGGCCGAATTGCAAGAACGTTCCAGCGAGATGACTGCACAGTGGCAAAGCGAACGCGACAAGCTGGCCAGTGCCCGCGATCTGAAAGAACAGCTGGATCATGCCCGCGCCGAGCTGGATATCGCCAAGCGCGAAGGCAATCTGTCCAAGGCGGGTGAATTGTCTTATGGCGTCATTCCCGAGCTTGAAAGAAAGCTGAACGCGGCGGAAGGCAGCGAAAGCGAGGTCATGGTGGCCGAGGCCGTACGCCCCGAACAGATCGCTAGCGTGGTTGAACGCTGGACCGGTATTCCGACATCCAAGATGCTGGAAGGCGACCGCGAAAAATTGCTGCGCATGGAAGAGCAATTGCATGCGCGCGTGATCGGACAAAACAGTGCCGTGCAGGCCGTTGCAAACGCGGTGCGCCGCGCGCGGGCGGGTCTGAACGACGAAGGCCGCCCCCTTGGCAGCTTCCTGTTTCTGGGGCCGACCGGTGTTGGTAAAACCGAACTGACCAAGGCCGTGGCAGAATTCCTGTTTGACGATGAACACGCAATGGTGCGCATCGACATGTCGGAATTCATGGAAAAGCATGCTGTATCACGTCTGATCGGGGCACCCCCCGGATATGTCGGATACGACGAAGGCGGTGTGCTGACAGAAGCGGTGCGGCGCAGACCCTATCAGGTGGTTCTGTTTGACGAGGTCGAAAAGGCGCACCCGGATGTGTTCAACGTGCTGTTGCAGGTGCTGGACGATGGTGTTCTGACAGATGGTCAGGGCCGGACGGTTGATTTCAAGCAGACGCTGATCATCTTGACATCCAACCTTGGCGCGCAGGCACTAAGCCGGCTGCCCGATGGCGCGGATGCTTCCGATGCCAAACGTGATGTTATGGATGCCGTGCGGGCGCATTTCCGCCCCGAATTCCTGAACCGTCTGGATGAAACGATCATTTTTGATCGTCTGAACCGCGAAGACATGGACTCGATCGTGACCATTCAGTTGGCGCGACTGGCCAAACGTCTTGTCGGCCGCAAGATCACGCTTGATCTGGACGATGCTGCGTTGAAATGGCTGGCCGACGAAGGCTATGACCCTGTGTTTGGCGCACGGCCGTTGAAACGGGTGATCCAGACTGCGTTGCAGAACCCGTTGGCAGAAATGCTGTTGGCAGGGGATGTGATGGATGGCGATACCGTCAAGGTATCTGCCGGGGTTGACGGCTTGCTGATCGGGGATCGGGTATCCCGTTCCAACCGAACACCGCCCGAGGACGCCGTCGTGCATTGACGCGCGGCGTTGAAAAGACCACGAAAGGCCGGACTGAAATGTCCGGCCTTTTTTCGTAATCGGGTTGCGCAGGAAAAAGCCCGCACATGACTGCACGGGCTTTCGTGGCTGTATGGGCAGAAGTGCCGCGCGATTATTCGGCAGGGATCAGAACGGTGTCGATCACGTGGATGACGCCGTTGGATGTTTCGATGTCTGCGGCTGTGACTGTTGCAGTGTTCACCATCACGCCGTTGTCCAGATCAATCGTTATCTCTCCGCCCTGAACGGTGGCGGCTGTCATGCCGTCGCTAAGGTCGGTCGACATCACTTTGCCGGCGACCACGTGATACGTCAGAATGGCGGTCAGCTGATCTTTGTTTTCCGGCTTCAACAGCGTTTCAACGGTGCCTTCGGGCAGGGCCGCGAACGCCTCATCTGTCGGGGCAAATACGGTGAACGGGCCATCGCCTTTCAATGTATCGACTAGGCCGGCAGCCTGAACTGCAGCCACCAGAGTGTTGAACGATCCGGCCTCGACGGCGGTGTCGACGATATCTTTGGAATGGCCACCGGCAAAGGCGGCGCCCGCGATGAAGGTTGCTGCGGTTGCGAAGGCAAAAGTTGTAGAGCGAAGCATGTCGATCTCCCTTATGAGAATGTCGAAAATACCTTGTTGGTATCGGGGAAGTTACGACGCGAACGCAGGGTCGGATCAGCGGGGATTCCCGCCGATTGCGGCTTTCTTCGGCTTGACGGAAAAGGCGCGTGCGCTAAGCCGCGACAGTTTCTGCGGACCAGTCAAATAAACGTGATGAAAGGGCGCGTTACTCTACGCCGATTGCGGCCTTTGTAATGTCATCCAGCAGGGTCTGAACCTCTTGCATCGGGCCTTCTGGAAAGGTGCGATAACCGATCATGGTCTGATCCGGTGCATCCGGGCTTTGGGCAACAAAGATCGTATAGGGGCAGTACATCAGGTTCATCGGGTCCGCTTCCATCACCTTGCGCGACAGGAATGCGGAACAGAAACTGTACACATCCGCCGCCAGAAACACCGTCACATCTGATCCCACATCCGGGCCGGTGCGTTCCAGCATGTCACCGACATGATTGACACCTTCGATCACCAGCCCCTGATCCAGAATGGCGTTTTCAAGACCAAAGATCACATCGTCAAAGCTTTCGTCGGTCGTGTAGGTCACGACATCGCCAGCCAGAGAGGCGGTGGCTGTCAGGCACAGGGCGGTCACGGTCAAAAAATGTCTCATGCTGATCCTTCCATTGCGCAGCGGGGCGGCTTGCGACACTGTTCCGGCCATCAGGGGGCCGGGCGTTACACCCGGTCCGGAAACCTGAATCACCGTGCCGTGGCACAAGTATCGGAGAACACATATGGGTTTTGCAATGACTGCTTTGGAATTCATGGTCTTTGCCTTTGTCGGGCTGGTCGGAATTGCGGTTCTTGCCGTGCTTGTGTTCTTTGTGGTGGACCGGATGCAGACCAGCGATGCCATCCGCCGGAATTATCCGGTGATCGGACGATTCCGGCATTTGTTTTCCGCGCTGGGTGAGTTTTTCAGGCAGTATTTTTTCGCAATGGATCGCGAGGAATTGCCGTTCAACCGCGCGCAGCGGGAATGGATCAAGCGGGCCGGAGAAGGCGAGGCCAATACTGTCGCCTTCGGGTCTACCCGCAACACATCCGTTGTGGGCACGCCGATATTCGTCAATGCCGCCTTTCCGCCGCTGGACAACCAGTTTGCCAGCACCGAACCGATGATCATCGGGCCGGGGGCGCGTATCCCCTATGTCGCGCAATCCTTTTTCAACATATCGGGGATGAGCTTTGGCGCGATTTCCAAACCCGCG harbors:
- a CDS encoding glycosyltransferase family protein codes for the protein MDIAALSPTCLSTQPQKSRRVLLYSHDTFGLGHLRRSRALATAITSADPHATAIILTGSPVAGRFAFPERVDHVRLPGVTKQADGSYVSQSLDMGIDQTTAMRAGLIKSAAEQYQPDLLIVDKEPTGFRGEVLPTLQMLKDRGTTKLVLGLRDVLDSPEIMGTEWDRKGGIDATERFYDEIWVYGLRSFYDPTSGLDLNEETRARMTYTGYLRREVHVDAPALDAAYILVTPGGGGDGQAMVNLVLSAYEQDPDLSPMAVLVYGPFLSGDTRELFERRVRNLNGRVRAVGFESQIETLFAGAQGVVCMGGYNTFCEVLSFDQRAVIVPRTVPRREQHIRASRGKALGLVQMLDEDQGQLTPQSMIHAIRNLPFQKLPSQSYIPGLLDGLDVVVDRARALMATKPTVPAAE
- a CDS encoding mechanosensitive ion channel family protein, whose protein sequence is MPVFVVRFLSILVLAITLGTASLAQSVTSMATAESPETATDLQPSEQFSETLRLAAENGVNVIVVDSTGKVLAESQADSPAPPPEKAEAGGSSLMKLQSQGDRFRTILKTKLNALPVAFNEVMFILRASSPDGRIMTFVEALLFSLALFGLGYLVEREIYGKRLVKNFVVGRIKVDPEGYSEKLPFLVFRFFMGVIGALVSMAVAYIVGSLIFGPLQDTAMQFTVTVIYTAYFASRVVAGIWRMVLSPFLSQYRIPRFSDHDAKRLHRWLWILAVLEIWSLNFTIWIRELGLNYDVYAVMASLLSLGLVMLNITMVLTNRRAITNAILNGRDPGEVPTATRIVARAWAPLSILYFVFAWFELTYELVMELSQSIPLIAGAYGILMSIIVVYGVINYLIERFFQRSRALKELNEELENPDETLTEAEEEALIEAAHASQAREMHSFEDLARRVSGVLALVAGLWAFVSVWGVDSDMIGDSLLDRFADVIVILFLGYIVYHAFRIWIDRKIDEEVGDAPEAILGDEGAHSSASRLATLLPLFRNFILIVILVTITLIVLLELGVNVSPLFAGAGVVGLAVGFGSQALVRDVFSGAFFLFDDAFRKGEYIDIGDVKGTVEKISVRSFQLRHHRGPLHTIPFGEIRFLTNFSRDWVIMKLPLRVTYDTDVEKVRKLIKKLGQELLEDPVIGKDFLQPLKSQGVIEMQDSAMIIRVKFMTTPGEQWMIRKRVFEEIRDLFEREGIKFAHREVTVRLADGKVDDLTDQEKEAVTAAAQSAIEDAEAAAAPNEAKKP
- a CDS encoding DNA polymerase IV — translated: MPSLCRDCLTPFDATRRCPSCGSPRVVAHPELFDLSIAHMDCDAFYASVEKRDDPSLADKPVIIGGGRRGVVSTACYVARIRGVKSAMPMFQALKLCPDAVVIKPRMDAYVEASRAIRAMMEDLTPAIEPLSLDEAFLDLTGTQKLHGAPPAVMLARLVRRMRTELGLTGSIGLSHNKFLAKVASDLDKPHGFSVIGEGETAAFLKDKPVRMIWGVGQATQGALENAGIRTFSDLLRWDRKDLSARFGAMGERLWHLARGQDKRRVSAHEPMKSISNETTFHDDTSDPDILDGHLWRMAEKVADRAKAKALAGRVVTLKLKRSDHSLLSRRVALRDATQLADTVYRTARGLFEQVGDQGPYRLLGCGLSDLCAETAADLSGDLLDPDAVRRGKAEKATDQIRQRFGSDAILKGRALR
- a CDS encoding orotidine 5-phosphate decarboxylase, giving the protein MKHFRFPFPQARVSDVIYNAANQSFEATVTLYENNTTVKHACTVPAPITMSFKDATHRLIAQARRQQKTPSGLRARMAPLHPAPRPEPEFNPVRILRRWSHSGFLRRRIA
- the pyrF gene encoding orotidine-5'-phosphate decarboxylase, with the protein product MSDDRLIVALDVPSAVHGLDLAEKLGAAVSFYKIGLGMLTGGGLALANELKQDHGKRIFLDMKLFDIGATVEAAVRGLAQFDLDFLTVHGDPHVVRAAKEGASGSAMKILGVTILTSLDRSDLDDGLIRAGDIPEIVAERAARAFLAGADGVIASPQEAAMIRALPEATDRLIVTPGVRPAGAALGDQKRVATPAAAITDGADHIVVGRPIWQAADPQQAARAILTELP
- a CDS encoding nucleotide sugar dehydrogenase, coding for MTATTLPERIAVLGLGYVGLPLALALSRAGFETVGFDTNTGLIDALHMGTDPNGEVNAASLAATQCRFSHDPSSLTGCTVFIIAVPTPITGAKKPDLGPLVGACETVAPHLTDGALVVVESTVYPGVTEDICGPVLARVSGLTPTTQIKLGYSPERVNPGDAEHSLESVVKIISAQDADTLDRVEAIYAPVVKAGLHRASSIKTAEAAKVIENTQRDLNIALVNEFSLIFSRMQLDTLEVLEAAGTKWNFLPFRPGLVGGHCIGVDPYYLTHKAEQLGYHPEVILAGRRINDHMGRHVASDLIKAMLARQVDLTRARVLIMGFTFKENCADTRNSKVADIVSELHSFSVSTDVYEPWVTPETMRAEHAISTIPAPENGHYDAIVLAVAHREFVEMGADAIRALGKPNAIVYDIKGVLGKAGSDLRL